A window of Prevotella fusca JCM 17724 genomic DNA:
AATCGCAGAGTTTGATAGCTGTTACATACTAACTTGTAGTTTCCCCCTTCAGTGGGAACCGTTATATTCCTTGGGTCACCAGTGTAGTCTGATGTCCACTTCATAGGTGTCCAGCGACTTTCATCCTCTCGATTGGTACAATTAGATATCGTTGTCAAAAGAACCAGTACCAAGGCTGCCAAGTAAATGTTCTTCAGTTTACACATAAAATTCATTTTATTGATTGATTAAATAAATTATTATTATCGAAATATTTTTCGTTCTTTATCCCTCACCCTGTTCCCCTATGTAGAGAGGAATGCCTGGCAGAGTGTCAGTGGGCAGTTTTACTTGTTCACTCATAGGCATTATGAGTATTTATTTACCTTGTATTATCTCTATATAATCGAAGATGTCACCCGCTGTTACAACAATGGATAGCTTGCGTTCCTTGCCTGTTGCATTGGGTTGAAGAGTAATATTAAAAGTATTTTCTTTTACTGATACATCATACCAATCATATTTGATATGTCGGAAATCTTGGTCTTTGCTCCCGGAATAAATTGTTGTGTCAGCAGTTGTCACGTTGCTGATCCATGGTCCTCCGTAATTGATACACACTAACTTATATGTTCCTCCTTCAGCTGGAGCTGTAATCTTTCTTGGGTCACCAGGGCGGTCTGATGTCCACTTCATAGGAGCCCAGCGACCCTCCTCTTCTTGTATGCTGCAGCTGAATACAGCAGTCAGAAAAAATAGTAGCAGTGCGGCAAGCGAACTCTTTTTAAATCTACACATATTGGTTAAATAGGTAAAGTTTCTATATCAGGAAGGTCTTATCGTTCTTCACTTCCTCTAATGATATTCCGAGGCAGTGGCAGAA
This region includes:
- a CDS encoding BACON domain-containing protein translates to MCRFKKSSLAALLLFFLTAVFSCSIQEEEGRWAPMKWTSDRPGDPRKITAPAEGGTYKLVCINYGGPWISNVTTADTTIYSGSKDQDFRHIKYDWYDVSVKENTFNITLQPNATGKERKLSIVVTAGDIFDYIEIIQGK